The following proteins come from a genomic window of Solidesulfovibrio sp.:
- a CDS encoding methyltransferase domain-containing protein: MLLGDISRNTQRTAGQGCLGRLKDFFKRHGKLYSFLTATLTSVRISNQFKRELDFVLQRYGENSVILNIGSGPSRIKNRNDIINVDIFAFDAVDVCIGPGPLPFKNDSIDLLISIATLEHISDPIAIVHEFRRVLKDGGEMLLYIPFMQPFHAAPSDFQRWTEEGCKILCSDFPHVSSGIGAGPTSGFLWIGCEWLALILSFGNTTCHSLLSLLFMVITCPLKYLDALFERNPNAKYIASAFYVLAKK; the protein is encoded by the coding sequence CGCTGGGCAGGGTTGTCTCGGGCGTTTGAAAGATTTTTTCAAACGCCATGGGAAGCTTTATTCTTTTCTGACGGCAACACTGACTTCTGTTCGCATTTCAAATCAATTCAAGCGAGAACTTGATTTCGTATTGCAACGATATGGTGAAAATTCTGTCATTTTAAACATAGGGAGTGGGCCTTCACGCATCAAGAATCGTAATGACATTATTAATGTTGACATTTTTGCCTTTGATGCGGTCGATGTTTGCATTGGTCCTGGGCCGTTGCCCTTTAAAAACGACAGCATCGATCTCCTTATCAGTATAGCTACACTTGAGCACATTTCTGACCCAATCGCGATAGTGCACGAATTTCGACGTGTACTGAAAGATGGCGGTGAAATGTTACTCTATATTCCTTTTATGCAACCTTTCCACGCCGCACCTTCAGACTTTCAACGCTGGACAGAAGAAGGCTGTAAAATTCTTTGCTCTGATTTTCCTCATGTTTCTTCGGGAATCGGTGCCGGGCCAACATCGGGATTCCTCTGGATTGGTTGCGAGTGGTTAGCGCTTATTCTCAGCTTCGGGAACACAACCTGCCATTCGTTGTTAAGTCTCTTGTTTATGGTAATAACCTGCCCCCTCAAGTATCTTGATGCTCTGTTCGAACGTAACCCCAATGCAAAATATATAGCTAGCGCTTTTTATGTTCTGGCCAAAAAGTAG
- the cysK gene encoding cysteine synthase A — translation MSQVFSDASRSVGRTPLVRLNRIAGDKAVVLAKIEGRNPAYSVKDRIGTAMIEDAERRGELSPGREIIEPTSGNTGIALAFVAAAKGYPLTLTMPETMSLERRRVLAFLGAKLVLTPGSEGMAGAVRRAEEIKASEPTRYFLPQQFKNPANPAIHEQTTGPEIWDATDGAVDVLVSGVGTGGTITGVSRYLKNTRGKAIVSVAVEPKTSPVISQALAGEPIKPGPHKIQGIGAGFIPDTLDLSLLDRVEQIENEEAIAVSRRLAKEEGLLAGISAGAAAAAAIRLAGLDAFAGKTIVVILPDAAERYLSTVLFEGVGNE, via the coding sequence ATGTCACAGGTCTTTTCGGATGCATCCCGTTCCGTCGGTCGCACCCCGCTGGTGCGCCTCAACCGGATCGCCGGCGACAAGGCGGTGGTCCTGGCCAAGATCGAGGGGAGAAACCCCGCCTATTCCGTCAAGGACCGCATTGGCACGGCCATGATCGAGGACGCGGAAAGACGCGGGGAACTTTCCCCGGGCAGGGAGATCATCGAGCCCACCAGCGGCAATACCGGCATCGCCCTGGCCTTCGTGGCCGCGGCCAAGGGGTATCCGCTGACCCTGACCATGCCCGAGACCATGAGCCTGGAACGCCGGCGCGTGCTGGCCTTTCTGGGGGCCAAGCTGGTGCTGACTCCCGGATCGGAAGGCATGGCCGGGGCGGTACGCCGGGCCGAGGAGATCAAGGCGTCCGAACCGACGCGGTATTTCCTGCCGCAACAATTCAAAAACCCGGCCAATCCGGCCATCCATGAGCAGACGACCGGCCCCGAGATTTGGGACGCCACCGACGGGGCAGTGGATGTGCTCGTTTCCGGCGTCGGCACCGGCGGCACGATCACCGGCGTTTCGCGGTACCTCAAAAACACCAGGGGCAAGGCGATCGTCTCGGTGGCCGTGGAACCCAAAACGAGTCCGGTCATCAGCCAGGCCCTGGCCGGCGAGCCGATAAAACCCGGTCCGCACAAGATTCAAGGCATCGGTGCCGGGTTCATTCCGGACACCCTCGACCTGTCGCTGCTCGACCGGGTGGAACAGATCGAAAACGAGGAAGCCATCGCCGTATCCCGGCGCCTGGCCAAGGAAGAGGGTCTCCTGGCCGGCATATCCGCGGGCGCGGCGGCGGCGGCGGCGATACGCCTGGCCGGTCTTGACGCGTTTGCCGGCAAGACCATTGTCGTGATTCTGCCCGATGCGGCGGAACGCTATCTGTCTACGGTCTTGTTCGAAGGGGTCGGCAACGAATAG
- a CDS encoding 6-hydroxymethylpterin diphosphokinase MptE-like protein, with protein sequence MPLPAFLAVNDAVPELDGQCLACLGRPEVLPERHRGTTLVFDTVTEETLAHIAALDPKLMAEGLVIVTSTPEHQARPRAVLRAQKLLAYLFVKNVLMPAGSTRVPDPLHLRPDNAPPEYLHQLNIYRNTPLHLRHCLVDKLEKQRVGLPCLLLLPGPSLSQLAPSLRELNRRFLTVAISRSLPFLRQNGLKPDILLQIDTVPMQQHFHDPDERFPDSVLLTLSLAPVHGIAPRFRRVFFIDSFNLAALPNTARIRESWLSSLLAVLGCAEALHAPRVLLAGADLRLVGNATYFNEGEGDLGPGLDQPAAPMRCHDGDTVVLPDAMGRPAHTRLQYFASAGEAELFATQIQADKGTTFGNLSPVSILDQAIFPPVALEEALAAPAIDKRVLMAKADAADTASETISLRSLRATYSREMQNARKDRDLMTCLHLGGAEALERHVCFRYVRDNLPWFRPKDVSKQGLVAANLAGELYRAARFARNVTTLHLLGAKGSAVPVLATAEEEAWARRGLSQWRPDWKWRFCGIRTLGYEAPMPTGGGVELASLCDWLSFQDAVVISPGLAREFDYVLSLVSGENVMPLEELLAYRPVAGEDGQEGQAGDEPAAP encoded by the coding sequence ATGCCCTTGCCCGCATTTCTGGCCGTCAACGACGCCGTCCCGGAACTCGACGGCCAATGCCTTGCCTGCCTCGGCCGCCCGGAGGTTCTCCCCGAGCGCCACCGCGGCACGACCCTCGTGTTTGACACCGTCACCGAGGAGACCCTTGCCCATATCGCCGCCCTGGACCCGAAGCTCATGGCCGAAGGCCTGGTCATCGTCACCTCGACCCCGGAGCACCAGGCGCGCCCGCGGGCCGTGCTGCGGGCGCAAAAGCTGCTGGCCTACCTGTTCGTGAAAAACGTCTTGATGCCGGCAGGCTCCACGCGGGTTCCCGATCCCCTGCACCTGCGGCCCGACAACGCGCCGCCGGAATACCTGCATCAGCTCAACATCTATCGCAACACGCCCCTGCACCTGCGCCACTGCCTGGTGGACAAGCTGGAAAAACAACGCGTGGGCCTGCCCTGCCTGCTGCTGCTGCCGGGGCCGTCCCTGTCGCAACTCGCCCCCTCCTTGCGGGAACTGAACCGGCGCTTCCTGACCGTGGCCATCTCCCGCAGCCTGCCCTTTTTGCGCCAAAACGGCCTCAAGCCCGACATCCTGCTGCAAATCGACACCGTCCCCATGCAGCAGCATTTCCACGATCCCGACGAGCGGTTCCCCGACTCCGTGCTGCTGACCCTGTCCCTGGCCCCGGTCCACGGCATCGCCCCGCGCTTTCGCCGGGTGTTTTTCATCGACAGCTTCAACCTGGCGGCCCTGCCCAATACGGCCAGAATCCGGGAATCCTGGCTCAGCTCGCTGCTGGCCGTTCTCGGCTGCGCCGAAGCCCTGCATGCCCCGCGTGTGCTGCTGGCCGGAGCCGACCTGCGCCTGGTGGGCAATGCCACCTATTTCAACGAGGGCGAGGGCGACCTCGGCCCGGGGCTGGACCAGCCCGCCGCGCCCATGCGCTGCCACGACGGGGACACCGTCGTTCTCCCCGACGCCATGGGCCGCCCGGCCCACACCAGGCTGCAGTATTTCGCCTCCGCCGGCGAAGCCGAGCTGTTCGCCACCCAAATCCAGGCCGACAAGGGGACAACCTTCGGCAACCTCTCGCCGGTGAGCATCCTCGACCAGGCGATCTTTCCCCCCGTGGCGCTTGAAGAGGCGCTGGCCGCCCCGGCAATCGACAAGCGCGTCCTTATGGCCAAGGCCGACGCGGCCGACACCGCCAGCGAAACCATTTCCCTGCGCTCCTTGCGGGCCACGTACAGCCGCGAGATGCAAAACGCCCGCAAGGACCGCGACCTCATGACCTGCCTGCACCTGGGCGGGGCCGAGGCGCTGGAGCGTCATGTCTGCTTCCGCTATGTCCGGGACAACCTGCCCTGGTTCCGCCCGAAGGACGTATCCAAGCAGGGGCTGGTGGCCGCCAACCTGGCCGGGGAGCTGTACCGGGCGGCCCGCTTCGCCCGAAACGTCACCACCCTCCACCTGCTGGGCGCCAAAGGCTCGGCCGTGCCGGTGTTGGCCACGGCCGAGGAGGAGGCCTGGGCCCGCCGGGGGCTCTCCCAGTGGCGGCCGGACTGGAAATGGCGCTTCTGCGGCATCAGGACCCTGGGCTACGAGGCGCCCATGCCCACGGGCGGCGGCGTCGAACTCGCCTCCTTGTGCGACTGGCTTTCCTTCCAAGACGCGGTGGTCATCTCGCCCGGCCTGGCCAGGGAGTTCGACTACGTCCTGTCCCTGGTCTCGGGCGAAAACGTGATGCCCCTGGAGGAACTGCTCGCCTACCGGCCGGTGGCCGGGGAAGACGGCCAGGAGGGCCAGGCCGGCGACGAGCCCGCCGCCCCGTGA
- a CDS encoding glycosyltransferase family 1 protein yields MRIVMIAENDPAGVGSLLRNALHRHTGHACRLVTTQTRYSHAWEKDLHVPDLDAAGRDELQAVLEAADVFHFHMLADEHMPLGAITAAPFLPGKRIVHHHHGHHVFRANPEIFQKKYRDLGRTNLLVSTPDLLRKLPGARWQPNLVPEHLPAYRPAPRSPDGKVRLAHSPTRKDLKNTDDLLAVCRELAAQLPQLELELIDDVPHRECLARKQACDLAFDHMQGYYGMASLEALSQGLPVIAGLDDWNIATIRGYFGCDGLPWVVARDREALGEAVRRLVRDPGERVRLGAASRAFMETVWTEARLVADLVRFYENLA; encoded by the coding sequence ATGCGCATCGTCATGATCGCGGAAAACGACCCGGCCGGGGTCGGCTCGCTGCTGCGAAACGCCCTGCACCGCCACACGGGCCACGCCTGCCGCCTGGTCACCACCCAGACGCGCTACAGCCACGCCTGGGAAAAGGACCTCCATGTGCCGGACCTGGACGCCGCCGGCCGCGACGAGCTGCAAGCGGTCCTGGAGGCGGCCGACGTCTTCCATTTCCACATGCTGGCCGACGAGCACATGCCCTTGGGCGCCATCACGGCCGCGCCGTTTCTGCCCGGCAAGCGCATCGTCCACCACCACCACGGCCACCACGTCTTCCGGGCCAACCCGGAGATCTTCCAGAAAAAATACCGCGACCTCGGCCGGACGAACCTGCTGGTCAGCACGCCCGACCTGCTGCGAAAGCTCCCCGGGGCGCGCTGGCAGCCCAACCTCGTGCCCGAACACCTGCCGGCCTACCGCCCGGCGCCGCGTTCGCCCGACGGCAAGGTGCGCCTGGCCCATTCGCCCACGCGCAAGGACCTCAAGAACACCGACGACCTCCTGGCCGTGTGCCGGGAACTGGCCGCGCAACTGCCCCAGCTCGAACTGGAGCTCATCGACGACGTGCCCCATCGGGAGTGCCTGGCCCGCAAGCAGGCCTGCGACCTGGCCTTCGACCACATGCAGGGCTATTACGGCATGGCTTCCCTGGAGGCCCTGTCCCAGGGCCTGCCGGTCATCGCCGGCCTCGACGACTGGAACATCGCGACCATCCGCGGCTATTTCGGCTGCGACGGCCTGCCCTGGGTCGTGGCCCGGGACCGCGAGGCCCTGGGCGAGGCCGTGCGCCGCCTGGTCCGCGACCCCGGGGAACGCGTCCGCCTTGGCGCCGCTTCCCGGGCCTTCATGGAAACGGTCTGGACCGAGGCCCGCCTCGTCGCCGACCTGGTCCGCTTCTACGAAAACCTCGCCTAG